The Coffea arabica cultivar ET-39 chromosome 9e, Coffea Arabica ET-39 HiFi, whole genome shotgun sequence genome has a window encoding:
- the LOC113710165 gene encoding calcium-dependent protein kinase 2-like: MGGCFSKKKYPQSSINGHRSGGGAAAAATTTAYQQSYQTNQKQAVQYTPQPHQAERSYQPQPPSSVPAKPSAQPPQRPRPAQRQEPNTILGKPFDDVRAHYTLGRELGKGQFGVTYLCTENATGQKYACKSILKRKLVSKNDKEDMKREIQIMQHLSGQPNIVEFKGAYEDRQSVHIVMELCAGGELFDRIVSRGHYSERDAAELIRQIVNVVHICHFMGVMHRDLKPENFLLASKDEKSMLKATDFGLSVFIEEGKVYRDIVGSAYYVAPEVLRRSYGKEIDIWSAGVILYILLSGVPPFWAETEKGIFDAILQGEIDFESPPWPSISNIAKDLVRKMLTMDPKKRITSAQVLEHPWIRVGGEASDKPIDSAVLSRMKQFRAMNKLKKLALKVIAENLSEEEIKGLKAMFTNIDTDNSGTITYEELKSGLARLGSKLSENEVKQLMEAADVDGNGSIDYIEFITATMHRHRLERDEHLYKAFQHFDTDHSGFITRDELESAMMEYGMGDEATIKEIISEVDTDNDGRINYEEFCAMMRSGTAAQGKLF, encoded by the exons ATGGGTGGTTGTTTCAGCAAGAAAAAGTACCCCCAATCAAGTATTAATGGGCACAGATCAGGAGGTGgtgcagcagcagcagccacCACCACAGCATATCAGCAGAGCTACCAAACCAATCAAAAACAGGCCGTCCAATACACTCCTCAGCCACATCAAGCAGAGAGGTCTTATCAGCCGCAGCCACCGTCATCTGTTCCTGCAAAACCTTCGGCGCAACCACCCCAGAGGCCAAGGCCTGCTCAGAGGCAGGAGCCAAATACAATTTTGGGGAAGCCCTTCGACGATGTGAGGGCCCACTACACCCTTGGCAGAGAGCTGGGTAAGGGTCAGTTTGGGGTGACCTATCTTTGTACTGAGAATGCAACTGGGCAAAAATATGCCTGCAAGTCAATATTGAAAAGGAAGCTTGTGAGCAAAAATGACAAGGAggatatgaagagggaaattcAGATAATGCAGCATTTGAGTGGACAGCCTAATATTGTGGAATTCAAGGGTGCTTATGAGGATAGGCAATCAGTGCACATTGTTATGGAACTTTGTGCTGGTGGGGAGTTGTTTGATAGGATTGTTTCTAGGGGTCATTATTCTGAGAGGGATGCTGCTGAACTTATCAGACAAATTGTGAATGTTGTCCACATTTGTCATTTTATGGGTGTGATGCATAGGGATCTCAAACCTGAGAATTTCTTATTAGCAAGCAAGGATGAAAAGTCAATGCTAAAGGCAACTGATTTTGGGCTCTCTGTCTTCATTGAAGAAG GAAAGGTCTACCGTGATATAGTTGGTAGTGCATACTATGTTGCTCCTGAAGTATTGCGCCGTAGCTATGGGAAAGAAATAGATATTTGGAGTGCTGGTGTTATTTTGTATATTCTACTTAGTGGTGTACCTCCATTTTGGGCTG AGACTGAAAAAGGAATATTTGATGCCATACTGCAAGGGGAAATTGACTTTGAAAGCCCGCCATGGCCATCGATTTCGAATATTGCCAAAGACCTAGTTCGCAAAATGCTGACCATGGATCCAAAAAAGAGGATCACTTCTGCACAAGTTCTTG AGCATCCATGGATAAGAGTAGGTGGAGAAGCATCAGATAAGCCAATTGATAGTGCAGTACTGTCCAGAATGAAGCAATTCAGAGCAATGAACAAGCTCAAGAAACTCGCTCTGAAG GTCATTGCTGAAAACTTATCTGAAGAAGAAATCAAAGGTCTTAAAGCAATGTTCACAAATATAGATACCGACAATAGTGGCACAATTACTTATGAAGAGTTGAAATCTGGATTGGCTCGACTTGGATCTAAGTTGTCAGAGAACGAAGTGAAGCAACTCATGGAAGCT GCTGATGTGGATGGTAATGGATCCATTGACTACATTGAATTTATTACTGCTACAATGCACAGACACAGGCTTGAAAGAGATGAGCATCTGTATAAAGCATTCCAGCACTTTGACACGGATCATAGTGG CTTTATCACGAGAGATGAACTGGAGTCTGCTATGATGGAGTATGGAATGGGTGATGAGGCCACCATAAAGGAAATTATTTCAGAGGTGGATACAGATAAT GATGGGAGAATCAATTATGAGGAGTTTTGTGCAATGATGAGAAGTGGAACTGCAGCACAGGGGAAGCTCTTCTAG
- the LOC140014553 gene encoding uncharacterized protein encodes MVELQSRASLVNASALRAIDSEVKGDSSVNLVAEISAELQREKQKNAELMQRITVLEAQTRERDNGPLVFCGQDYCRKTQNTVEHMSKRQKVETNSMKPEGEDIRVGSYMKHNSQCMPDKDVSMKEGIVTWMGMDETEFLQSEFLKGSDSAAEFEDTDDTGDEDGEADVINSFGTDPKSKENSKELTCAKEVKEILLKQEVNGEGDTQNVASPSSSQGKLMSAARVDKQFHEYVIEKRLKSCMNPIASSRECDHQYTKETVMTGDHGYTSYSCTPRGEIKICDNMFLQKKPPKIAFCPKEVKRMIQSKQLLVKNAQSHTVRKIIVFASLGIRHGCEDMYELDFNHFSILRKGEPYLSPKDPGVSFLLLIVTSGVPC; translated from the exons ATGGTGGAGCTTCAGTCTCGTGCAAGCTTGGTGAATGCATCTGCATTACGTGCTATAGACAGTGAAGTAAAGGGGGACAGTTCTGTCAATCTCGTTGCTGAGATTTCAGCTGAGTTGCAAAGGGAAAAGCAGAAAAATGCTGAACTTATGCAGAGAATAACTGTACTTGAAGCccaaacaagagaaagagaTAATGGCCCTTTGGTTTTTTGTGGACAA GATTATTGTCGAAAGACTCAAAACACAGTTGAACACATGTCCAAGAGACAGAAGGTAGAAACAAATTCAATGAAACCTGAAGGTGAAGATATCAGGGTGGGCTCATACATGAAGCATAATAGCCAATGCATGCCAGATAAAGACGTGTCTATGAAAGAAGGCATTGTCACCTGGATGGGCATGGATGAAACTGAATTTTTGCAGTCTGAATTCCTGAAAGGGAGTGATTCTGCTGCAGAGTTTGAAGATACAGATGACACTGGTGATGAAGATGGTGAAGCGGATGTAATAAATAGTTTTGGCACTGACccaaaaagtaaggaaaattcCAAAGAATTAACTTGTGCTAAAGAGGTGAAAGAAATTCTTTTGAAACAGGAAGTTAATGGGGAAGGAGATACACAAAATGTGGCAAGTCCCTCAAGCAGTCAGGGGAAGCTGATGTCTGCTGCACGTGTAGACAAACAATTTCATGAGTATGTGATAGAGAAAAGGTTAAAATCATGTATGAATCCTATTGCTAGCTCAAGGGAATGTGATCACCAATATACAAAAGAAACAGTCATGACTGGTGATCATGGGTATACATCATATTCTTGTACCCCTCGAGGGGAGATCAAAATATGTGACAACATGTTTCTACAGAAAAAGCCTCCTAAGATAGCTTTCTGTCCAAAGGAGGTCAAGAGAATGATACAGTCAAAACAGCTCTTGGTGAAAAATGCTCAGTCTCACACTGTTAGGAAGATCATAGTCTTTGCATCCCTTGGCATAAGACATGGATGTGAAGACATGTATGAATTAGACTTCAATCATTTTAGCATTTTACGGAAGGGGGAACCATATTTGTCCCCCAAGGATCCTGGGGTAAGCTTTCTTTTATTAATTGTGACTTCAGGTGTTCCATGTTAG
- the LOC140014868 gene encoding uncharacterized protein: MCPVQILQEEKAMRPQDASCPSCLFLCIKYGGRTRNIPQNEYVRQRMGRNKLKSFGPAICRMSMLVHIRGGSFFFKALGITLLFMAGYPDDLVQRETKYRNLDLLQKYYRTDEDAEGEELFLPDPVNTDTNDSLPSSLLSMKTISRKLKCKKNSYSACHGTKEKTSILPSAPSTCGASSQFELKGYASLQNQAITAAQSITYQSPADLFSNANPLIGNANSNIIQCDQSSCPMFPPHPTSSFVPMMYWHPSTAFLHYPHPSSHSFRYPIAGNYISIYPQPYYGPPTLIPKPSKDTWKSDVASENANYDSNSTSCSIEPKKIRKSDK; this comes from the exons ATGTGTCCTGTCCAAATTCTTCAAGAGGAAAAGGCTATGCGTCCACAAGATGCTAGCTGCCCCTCATGCTTATTCCTGTGCATTAAATATGGTGGAAGGACCAGAAATATTCCCCAAAATGA ATATGTCAGGCAGCGAATGGGAAGAAACAAGCTCAAATCCTTTGGGCCTGCTATTTGTAGAATGTCAATGCTAGTCCATATACGCGGAGGAAGCTTCTTTTTCAAGGCTTTAGGTATCACACTTCTGTTTATGGCTGGATATCCTGATGACCTTGTTCAAAGGGAAACAAAGTACAGGAACTTGGATCTCCTTCAGAAATACTACAG GACAGATGAAGATGCTGAAGGGGAGGAATTATTTCTGCCAGACCCGGTCAATACAGATACT AATGACAGTCTTCCTTCTTCACTCTTAAGCATGAAGACTATctcaagaaaattaaaatgcaagaaaaacaGTTACTCAGCCTGCCATGGTACTAAGGAGAAAACCTCAATCTTGCCCTCAGCCCCTTCAACCTGTGGAGCCTCTTCACAGTTTGAACTAAAGGGATATGCTTCATTGCAAAACCAAGCAATCACAGCTGCTCAGTCCATAACATATCAATCTCCAGCAGACTTGTTCTCCAATGCCAACCCTCTAATCGGCAATGCTAATTCAAACATCATCCAATGTGATCAATCATCATGTCCTATGTTCCCACCTCATCCAACAAGTTCCTTTGTGCCCATGATGTATTGGCATCCATCCACTGCCTTCCTTCACTACCCTCATCCATCTTCTCATAGCTTTAGGTATCCCATTGCTGGGAATTACATCTCTATCTATCCACAGCCTTATTATGGCCCTCCTACTCTAATACCAAAGCCATCAAAAGATACTTGGAAGAGTGATGTAGCATCTGAGAATGCTAACTATGATTCTAATAGCACTTCATGCAGTATAGAGCCAAAAAAGATCAGAAAATCTGACAAGTGA
- the LOC113710318 gene encoding peroxidase 42-like has translation MNSRALFIFAILSFFAFSAFAEENGEDPGLLMNFYKDSCPQAEDIIREQVKLLYKRHKNTAFSWLRNIFHDCFVESCDASLLLDSTRRVLSEKETDRSFGMRNFRYIEDIKDAVERECPGVVSCADILVLSARDGIVALGGPYIPLKTGRRDGRRSRAEILEQHLPDHNESMTVVLDRFGSIGIDAPGVVALLGAHSVGRTHCVKLVHRLYPEVDPALPASHVEHMLKKCPDTIPDPKAVQYVRNDRGTPMILDNNYYRNILDNKGLLLVDHQLANDKRTKPYVKKMAKSQDYFFKEFSRAITILSENNPLTGSKGEVRKQCNLANKLH, from the exons ATGAATTCCAGAGCTCTCTTCATCTTTGCCATCCTCTCCTTCTTTGCCTTCTCTGCTTTTGCAGAAGAAAATGGGGAAGACCCTGGTCTTCTCATGAACTTCTACAAGGATTCATGCCCTCAAGCTGAAGATATCATCAGGGAGCAAGTCAAGCTTCTCTACAAGCGCCACAAGAACACTGCATTCTCCTGGCTAAGGAACATTTTCCATGACTGCTTTGTCGAG TCATGTGATGCTTCATTGCTGCTGGACTCAACCAGGAGAGTCTTGTCCGAGAAGGAGACAGACAGGAGCTTTGGTATGAGGAACTTCAGATACATTGAGGACATCAAAGACGCTGTGGAAAGAGAGTGCCCTGGAGTTGTTTCCTGTGCTGATATACTGGTGTTGTCTGCCAGAGATGGCATCGTTGCT TTGGGAGGCCCATATATTCCACTTAAAACTGGAAGAAGGGATGGCAGAAGGAGCAGAGCAGAGATTCTTGAGCAGCATCTCCCGGATCACAATGAGAGCATGACCGTTGTCCTTGACCGATTTGGATCTATTGGTATTGATGCCCCTGGAGTTGTTGCCTTGTTAG GTGCTCACAGTGTGGGCAGAACCCACTGTGTGAAGCTGGTTCACCGGCTATACCCAGAGGTTGATCCAGCACTCCCAGCTTCCCATGTAGAGCACATGCTCAAGAAGTGCCCTGACACGATCCCTGATCCAAAGGCAGTCCAGTATGTGAGAAATGACCGTGGGACACCCATGATACTGGACAACAATTACTACAGAAACATATTGGACAACAAAGGATTATTGCTCGTGGACCACCAATTGGCTAATGACAAAAGAACCAAACCCTACGTCAAGAAAATGGCCAAGAGCCAAGACTACTTCTTCAAGGAGTTCTCTAGAGCCATCACCATTCTCTCTGAGAACAACCCTCTTACAGGATCAAAGGGAGAGGTCAGAAAACAATGCAATCTTGCAAACAAGCTCCATTAA